The Equus quagga isolate Etosha38 chromosome 2, UCLA_HA_Equagga_1.0, whole genome shotgun sequence genome has a window encoding:
- the LOC124235109 gene encoding olfactory receptor 4F21-like, with protein sequence MDGANYSLVSEFVLIGLSNSWEMHLFLFWFFSVSYMGIILGNLFILFMVIIDSHLHSPMYFLLANLSLFDLGLSSTTVPKVISDLFTDCNMISFPKCMMQIFFIHVMGGAEMVLLIAMAYDRYTAICKPLHYLTIMSPKMSVSFVVTAWIVGIIHAVSQFGFVLNLPFCGPNKVDSFYCDFPRVMKLACVDTYKIEFVIIANSGFISMATFLSLIMSYICILVTVWKHSSGDLSKAFVTLSAHITVVILFFMPCIFLYVWPFPTISLDKYLFIFVFAITPVLNPAIYTLRNNDMRLAVRRLGKRIVGSSGISS encoded by the coding sequence ATGGATGGAGCAAATTACTCTCTTGTATCTGAATTTGTATTGATTGGACTTTCAAATTCGTGGGAGatgcatctttttctcttttggttcttCTCTGTGTCATACATGGGAATTATCCTGGgaaatctcttcattttgttcatggtaaTTATTGACTCTCATTTACACTCCCCCATGTACTTCTTATTGGCCAACCTCTCTCTTTTTGATCTAGGTCTTTCCTCTACCACAGTGCCCAAAGTGATCTCTGATCTTTTCACAGACTGcaatatgatttcttttccaaaatgtatgatgcagatattttttattcatgTCATGGGTGGAGCTGAGATGGTGCTCCTCATAGCCATGGCATATGACAGGTACACTGCAATCTGTAAGCCACTCCACTACCTGACCATCATGAGCCCCAAAATGAGTGTGTCCTTTGTAGTGACTGCCTGGATAGTGGGGATAATCCATGCTGTATCTCAGTTTGGTTTTGTCCTAAATTTACCCTTTTGTGGCCCTAATAAAGTAGATAGTTTTTACTGTGATTTTCCTCGGGTCATGAAACTTGCTTGTGTAGACACTTATAAGATAGAGTTTGTAATCATTGCTAACAGTGGATTTATATCTATGGCTACCTTCTTGTCTTTAATTATGTCCTATATCTGCATTTTGGTCACTGTCTGGAAGCATTCTTCAGGGGATTTATCCAAAGCATTTGTCACATTGTCAGCTCACATCACagtagtgattttattttttatgccaTGCATATTTCTCTATGTGTGGCCTTTCCCTACAATATCACTGGATaagtatttgttcatttttgtctttgCTATCACCCCTGTCTTGAATCCTGCCATCTATACATTAAGAAACAATGACATGAGATTGGCTGTGAGAAGACTGGGCAAACGGATTGTGGGTTCTAGTGGGATCTCATCATGA